From a region of the Odocoileus virginianus isolate 20LAN1187 ecotype Illinois unplaced genomic scaffold, Ovbor_1.2 Unplaced_Contig_5, whole genome shotgun sequence genome:
- the LOC110152903 gene encoding uncharacterized protein isoform X2 has translation MQPQTRRGLWESTEAATKLSRKTIHLLTLSPAAQSDQAVLGGPRLCCAIPALCRFLGYKHFWEADFPLSSCFRPEAEVLFAVLWVYPEGLRSRRGPQRFLCDHTSGHHGLAKPMHRIRQHRGDYVCTVTLPAGRAESPQAAGEGAQLPVDGCLIVLSLPPS, from the exons ATGCAGCCGCAGACACGGAGGGGTCTCTGGGAGTCCACGGAAGCTGCCACGAAGCTCAG CAGGAAGACCATCCATCTGCTAACACTGAGCCCGGCTGCCCAGAGTGACCAGGCTGTCCTGGGAGGACCACGCCTGTGCTGTGCTATTCCTGCCTTGTGCCGATTTCTGGGGTATAAACACTTCTGGGAGGCTGATTTCCCGCTGTCCAG ttgCTTCAGGCCAGAAGCAGAAGTCCTGTTTGCAGTTTTATGGGTTTATCCTGAAGGTCTCAGAAGCCGCAGAG GACCGCAGCGTTTTCTGTGTGACCACACATCTGGGCACCATGGCCTGGCCAAGCCGATGCACAGGATCCGTCAACACAGGGGTGATTACGTTTGCACAGTGACCCTGCCCGCTGGAAGAGCAGAGTCTCCACAGGcggctggagagg GTGCCCAGTTACCTGTTGATGGGTGTCTGATCGTCCTCAGTTTACCCCCGAGCTGA
- the LOC110152903 gene encoding uncharacterized protein isoform X3: protein MQPQTRRGLWESTEAATKLSRKTIHLLTLSPAAQSDQAVLGGPRLCCAIPALCRFLGYKHFWEADFPLSSCFRPEAEVLFAVLWVYPEGLRSRRGAQLPVDGCLIVLSLPPS, encoded by the exons ATGCAGCCGCAGACACGGAGGGGTCTCTGGGAGTCCACGGAAGCTGCCACGAAGCTCAG CAGGAAGACCATCCATCTGCTAACACTGAGCCCGGCTGCCCAGAGTGACCAGGCTGTCCTGGGAGGACCACGCCTGTGCTGTGCTATTCCTGCCTTGTGCCGATTTCTGGGGTATAAACACTTCTGGGAGGCTGATTTCCCGCTGTCCAG ttgCTTCAGGCCAGAAGCAGAAGTCCTGTTTGCAGTTTTATGGGTTTATCCTGAAGGTCTCAGAAGCCGCAGAG GTGCCCAGTTACCTGTTGATGGGTGTCTGATCGTCCTCAGTTTACCCCCGAGCTGA
- the LOC110152903 gene encoding collagen alpha-1(I) chain-like isoform X1, producing the protein MTLGNLVIFSNFKPMSLSAGAKLPLQLLNVTINSINIPTAVIFEEMKNINNYYQKLKNKAKQKAQHPPKTKSASTGEKGPGARAGLRTPRGRGAKGPGAQPGLRAPGGGDKRVLGLGQARGPPGAGSRGSWGSGRPADPRGRGQKGPGARTGPRTPGGGEQRVLGLRQARGPPGAGTKGSWGSDRPADPRGRGAEGPGAQAGLRTPRGGDKRVLGLRQARGPPGAGSRGSWGSGRPADPRGRGAEGPGAQAGLRTPGGGEQRVLGLGQADGPPGAGSRGSWGSGRPADPRGRGAEGPGAQAGPRTPGGGEQRVLGLRQARGPPGAGSRGSWGSGRPADPRGRGAEGPGAQAGLRTPGGGEQRVLGLRQACGPPGAGSRGSWGSDRPTGPRGRGAEGPGARAGRRAPGGGGQRVLGLGQACGPLRAGRGLPTPTPKEGVRSQGSGQVLAEAFRLPGCRWV; encoded by the coding sequence ATGACACTGGGTAATCTGGTCATTTTCTCCAacttcaaacccatgtccttatCAGCAGGTGCTAAATTGCCCCTCCAGCTGCTGAATGTAACAATTAACTCCATTAACATCCCAACAGCTGTAATTTTTgaggaaatgaaaaacattaataaCTACTACCAAAAGctaaaaaacaaagccaaacagAAAGCACAGCATCCCCCCAAGACTAAAAGTGCCAGCACAGGAGAAAAGGGTCCTGGGGCTCGGGCAGGCCTGCGGACCCCCAGGGGGCGGGGAGCAAAGGGTCCTGGGGCTCAGCCAGGCCTGCGGGCCCCCGGGGGCGGGGACAAAAGGGTCCTGGGGCTCGGACAGGCCCGCGGACCCCCgggggcggggagcagagggTCCTGGGGCTCAGGCAGGCCCGCGGACCCCCGGGGGCGGGGACAAAAGGGTCCTGGGGCTCGGACAGGCCCGCGGACCCCCgggggcggggagcagagggTCCTGGGGCTCAGGCAGGCCCGCGGACCCCCGGGGGCGGGGACAAAAGGGTCCTGGGGCTCGGACAGGCCCGCGGACCCCCgggggcggggagcagagggTCCTGGGGCTCAGGCAGGCCTGCGGACCCCCAGGGGCGGGGACAAAAGGGTCCTGGGGCTCAGGCAGGCCCGCGGACCCCCgggggcggggagcagagggTCCTGGGGCTCAGGCAGGCCCGCGGACCCCCgggggcggggagcagagggTCCTGGGGCTCAGGCAGGCCTGCGGACCCCCgggggcggggagcagagggTCTTGGGGCTCGGACAGGCCGACGGACCCCCgggggcggggagcagagggTCTTGGGGCTCAGGCAGGCCTGCGGACCCCCgggggcggggagcagagggTCCTGGGGCTCAGGCAGGCCCGCGGACCCCCgggggcggggagcagagggTCCTGGGGCTCAGGCAGGCCCGCGGACCCCCgggggcggggagcagagggTCCTGGGGCTCAGGCAGGCCCGCGGACCCCCgggggcggggagcagagggTCCTGGGGCTCAGGCAGGCCTGCGGACCCCCgggggcggggagcagagggTCTTGGGGCTCAGGCAGGCCTGCGGACCCCCgggggcggggagcagagggTCTTGGGGCTCGGACAGGCCGACGGgcccccgggggcggggggcagagggTCCTGGGGCTCGGGCAGGCCGACGGgcccccgggggcggggggcagagggTCCTGGGGCTCGGGCAGGCCTGTGGACCCCTGCGGGCGGGGAGgggactccccacccccaccccaaaggaGGGCGTGCGGAGCCAGGGGTCAGGACAAGTCCTTGCAGAGGCCTTCAGACTCCCAGGATGCAGGTGGGTCTGA